Proteins encoded by one window of Deltaproteobacteria bacterium:
- a CDS encoding phosphoenolpyruvate carboxykinase (ATP), whose amino-acid sequence MTQFKDALEAVLSKHANVAMNPSRADLVRHAIDKREALVTANGALATWTPPESTGRSPKDTLVVRRPETESTVDWDAPNNIAVDAETFEMLWADAMAVLAKKDKLFVTERAVGADPAYALPLKMVTDRATHSLFGLNMFRELPEGIEESCFADEPFTLVSLPYDRIDSKKYEGRLRKLPNGETSHMVIIHDFQNRLGLVYGSAYCGSNKKLMFTVMNYLLPEQGILPLHCSANEGERGDSALLLGLSGTGKTTLSADPRRFLLGDDEHGWGDEGIANFENGCYAKLINLRKDKEPEIWHATFRNAPPEEHGALIENCMMWPDGTFDVDDERLTPNSRVSYPLTSLANIKTPPVSGHPKTILFLTADANGVLPPVAKLDEAQAMLWFLMGYTSKLAGTETGVTEPVSTFSRFFGAPFMPRNPSDYAELLGRKLKEHDTKVFLVNTGWSGGPYGVGSRMDIDLTRALCHAAKWGELEKVEYEMDPLFHIAVPKTCPGVDSKVLSPRNTWEDGAAYDARAKKLAAEFAAAFDKNYGNKGLDPAIVAACPGK is encoded by the coding sequence ATGACCCAGTTCAAGGACGCCCTCGAAGCCGTTCTCTCCAAGCACGCCAACGTCGCCATGAACCCCTCGCGGGCCGACCTCGTGAGGCACGCCATCGACAAGCGGGAGGCCCTCGTCACCGCGAACGGCGCGCTCGCGACCTGGACGCCCCCGGAGTCCACCGGCCGCAGCCCCAAGGACACCCTGGTGGTGCGCCGCCCCGAGACCGAGTCCACCGTCGATTGGGACGCCCCCAACAACATCGCCGTCGATGCCGAGACCTTCGAGATGCTCTGGGCGGACGCGATGGCCGTGCTGGCGAAGAAGGACAAGCTCTTCGTCACCGAGCGGGCGGTGGGCGCCGATCCGGCCTACGCCCTCCCCCTGAAGATGGTCACCGACCGGGCCACCCACTCCCTCTTCGGCCTCAACATGTTCCGGGAGCTCCCCGAGGGCATCGAGGAGAGCTGCTTCGCCGACGAGCCCTTCACCCTCGTCTCCCTGCCCTACGATCGGATCGACTCGAAGAAGTACGAGGGCCGGCTGCGCAAGCTCCCCAACGGGGAGACCAGCCACATGGTCATCATCCACGACTTCCAGAACCGCCTCGGGCTGGTCTACGGCTCGGCCTACTGCGGCAGCAACAAGAAGCTGATGTTCACCGTGATGAACTACCTGCTCCCCGAGCAGGGCATCCTGCCCCTCCACTGCTCGGCGAACGAGGGGGAGCGCGGGGACTCGGCGCTGCTCCTGGGCCTCTCCGGCACCGGCAAGACCACGCTCTCGGCCGATCCGCGGCGCTTCCTGCTGGGGGACGACGAGCACGGCTGGGGGGACGAGGGCATCGCCAACTTCGAGAACGGCTGCTACGCGAAGCTGATCAACCTCCGGAAGGACAAGGAGCCGGAGATCTGGCACGCCACCTTCCGGAACGCGCCCCCGGAGGAGCACGGCGCCCTCATCGAGAACTGCATGATGTGGCCCGACGGCACCTTCGACGTGGACGACGAGAGGCTCACGCCGAACTCCCGGGTCTCCTATCCGCTGACCTCCCTGGCGAACATCAAGACCCCGCCGGTCTCCGGTCACCCGAAGACCATCCTCTTCCTCACGGCCGACGCCAACGGCGTCCTGCCGCCGGTGGCGAAGCTCGACGAGGCCCAGGCCATGCTCTGGTTCCTCATGGGCTACACCTCCAAGCTCGCCGGCACCGAGACGGGCGTCACCGAGCCGGTCTCGACCTTCTCCCGCTTCTTCGGCGCGCCCTTCATGCCGCGCAACCCGAGCGACTACGCCGAGCTGCTCGGTCGGAAGCTGAAGGAGCACGACACCAAGGTCTTCCTGGTGAACACCGGCTGGAGCGGTGGCCCCTACGGCGTCGGGAGCCGGATGGACATCGACCTGACCCGGGCCCTCTGCCACGCCGCCAAGTGGGGTGAGCTCGAGAAGGTCGAGTACGAGATGGACCCGCTCTTCCACATCGCGGTCCCCAAGACCTGCCCGGGCGTGGACTCGAAGGTCCTCTCCCCGAGGAACACCTGGGAGGACGGCGCGGCCTACGACGCGCGGGCCAAGAAGCTCGCCGCCGAGTTCGCCGCGGCCTTCGACAAGAACTACGGCAACAAGGGCCTCGATCCGGCCATCGTGGCCGCTTGCCCGGGAAAGTAG
- the crcB gene encoding fluoride efflux transporter CrcB produces the protein MKLLWISLGGALGAAARYGLSGWLAAGLGPAFPWGTLAVNALGSFGLAFLMHLGLTTELLPPNLRIAVGTGFFGALTTYSTFNYEATLYLQERAYGLAALYFGGMVVTCLLCGFAGLLLARQIFGS, from the coding sequence GTGAAGCTCCTGTGGATCAGCCTGGGCGGGGCCCTCGGGGCCGCCGCCCGCTACGGGCTCTCCGGCTGGCTCGCCGCCGGGCTGGGGCCGGCCTTCCCCTGGGGGACCCTCGCGGTGAACGCCCTGGGCTCCTTCGGCCTGGCCTTCCTGATGCATCTGGGGCTGACCACCGAGCTGCTCCCCCCGAACCTGCGCATCGCGGTGGGCACCGGCTTCTTCGGGGCCCTGACCACCTACTCGACCTTCAACTACGAGGCGACGCTCTATCTCCAGGAGCGGGCCTACGGCCTGGCGGCCCTCTACTTCGGCGGGATGGTCGTGACCTGCCTCCTCTGCGGCTTCGCCGGGCTCCTCCTCGCTCGCCAGATCTTCGGCTCCTGA
- a CDS encoding pitrilysin family protein, with protein MQFTLDNGLTVLLHQNRAAPVVAFQAWVAAGSADETDAEAGLAHVHEHMLFKGTARRGVGEIAQAVEAAGGDINAWTSFDETVYHLVLASRHFGVGLDILSDALRHSAFDPEELAREREVILEEMRRAYDMPSRRASRETFGLAFERHPYRRPVIGFEETVSNFSRDDILAFYRKHYRPEQVALLLVGDFELDAARGEVERYFGDWAGSERGEQPGRPAEPPQSGLRSSVVHDKVQEAYLDLAWHIPAAVEDDVAALDLLSVILGQGESSRLVKRLVRDLQVANDAGAYAYTPRDPGLLFARAQAPSERPREALAEMLACCYALHEAPPSDAELAKAKRIVLAESVYQQETVQGQARRMGFFHTVCGSTAFEARYHQRIADVSPAEVQRVAQAYLRPEGLTSVALVDEESDFDAAALQEICHEAARKARPAPRPRKRGGEMERIELASGLTLLVQEDPAVPLAAVRGVFVGGLRYETPENNGIETLMARTLTSGTADLDAEAIAEQVDSWAATLTGVSGRNSFGLVGEFLRPDLEAGLALYARCLQGATFPQEEVDKERTLQLEEIRAREDNPAGVAFDLFQETLYQEHPYRMDVRGSAETLAKLDSAALRGRLTELYPTSRLTLAVVGDVQRDEIVERCEALFQGGQAAVALPTVAVEPEPEAPRVVTRALDKAQAHVVIGYPGLKLDDDDRFALDVLNSVLSGQGGRLFMELRDKRSLAYSVTSMGVEGIDPGFFAVYIGTSPDKVEEAVSGIRAELEKVCQQAPEASELERARRYLVGSHDIGLQRASARAALAAFDEAYGLGFDAHQRYAAGIEAVDADKVVAVARRLIVPGREVLTVVGPEGCAAPFLG; from the coding sequence GTGCAATTCACGCTCGACAATGGACTGACCGTCCTTCTCCACCAGAACCGGGCCGCGCCCGTGGTGGCCTTCCAGGCCTGGGTCGCCGCGGGTAGCGCCGACGAGACCGACGCCGAGGCCGGCCTGGCCCACGTGCACGAGCACATGCTCTTCAAGGGCACGGCGCGGCGCGGGGTGGGAGAGATCGCCCAGGCCGTGGAGGCCGCCGGCGGCGACATCAACGCCTGGACCAGCTTCGACGAGACGGTCTACCACCTGGTGCTGGCGAGCCGGCACTTCGGGGTCGGCCTCGACATCCTCTCCGACGCCCTGCGCCACTCGGCCTTCGATCCGGAGGAGCTGGCCCGGGAGCGGGAGGTCATCCTCGAGGAGATGCGCCGGGCCTACGACATGCCCAGCCGCCGGGCCTCCCGGGAGACCTTCGGCCTCGCCTTCGAGCGGCACCCCTACCGGCGGCCGGTGATCGGCTTCGAGGAGACCGTCAGCAACTTCTCCCGCGACGACATCCTCGCCTTCTACCGGAAGCACTACCGCCCCGAGCAGGTGGCCCTGCTCCTGGTGGGCGACTTCGAGCTCGACGCGGCCCGCGGCGAGGTCGAGCGCTACTTCGGGGACTGGGCGGGCAGCGAGCGAGGGGAGCAGCCCGGCCGCCCCGCCGAGCCCCCGCAGAGCGGCCTGCGCAGCTCGGTGGTGCACGACAAGGTGCAGGAGGCCTACCTCGACCTGGCCTGGCACATCCCCGCGGCCGTCGAGGACGACGTGGCGGCCCTCGATCTGCTCTCGGTGATCCTCGGGCAGGGGGAGTCCTCCCGCCTGGTGAAGCGCCTGGTGCGCGACCTCCAGGTGGCCAACGACGCCGGCGCCTACGCCTACACCCCCCGGGATCCGGGCCTGCTCTTCGCCCGCGCCCAGGCGCCCTCCGAGCGGCCCCGGGAGGCGCTGGCCGAGATGCTGGCCTGCTGCTACGCCCTCCACGAGGCCCCGCCCTCGGACGCCGAGCTGGCCAAGGCCAAGCGCATCGTGCTCGCCGAGTCCGTCTACCAGCAGGAGACCGTGCAGGGGCAGGCCCGCCGGATGGGCTTCTTCCACACCGTCTGCGGTAGCACCGCCTTCGAGGCCCGCTACCACCAGCGCATCGCCGACGTCAGCCCGGCCGAGGTGCAGCGGGTGGCGCAGGCCTACCTGCGGCCCGAGGGGCTGACCTCGGTGGCCCTGGTCGACGAGGAGAGCGACTTCGACGCGGCGGCGCTGCAGGAGATCTGTCACGAGGCGGCCCGGAAGGCCCGCCCCGCCCCCCGGCCCCGCAAGCGCGGCGGCGAGATGGAGCGGATCGAGCTCGCCTCCGGCCTGACCCTGCTGGTGCAGGAGGATCCGGCCGTGCCCCTGGCGGCGGTCCGCGGCGTCTTCGTCGGCGGCCTTCGCTACGAGACCCCCGAGAACAACGGCATCGAGACCCTCATGGCCCGGACCCTCACCTCCGGGACCGCGGACCTCGACGCCGAGGCGATCGCCGAGCAGGTGGACAGCTGGGCGGCGACCCTCACCGGGGTCAGCGGCCGCAACTCCTTCGGCCTGGTGGGCGAATTCCTCCGCCCCGACCTCGAGGCCGGCCTCGCGCTCTACGCCCGGTGCCTGCAGGGGGCGACCTTCCCGCAGGAGGAGGTCGACAAGGAGCGCACGCTGCAGCTCGAGGAGATCCGCGCCCGGGAGGACAACCCGGCCGGGGTGGCCTTCGACCTCTTCCAGGAGACCCTCTACCAGGAGCACCCCTACCGGATGGACGTGCGGGGCAGCGCCGAGACTCTGGCGAAGCTCGACTCCGCCGCCCTGCGCGGGCGCCTCACCGAGCTCTATCCGACCTCCCGCCTCACCCTGGCGGTGGTGGGGGACGTGCAGCGCGACGAGATCGTCGAGCGCTGCGAGGCGCTCTTCCAGGGCGGGCAGGCCGCCGTGGCCCTGCCCACCGTGGCCGTCGAGCCCGAGCCCGAGGCGCCGCGGGTGGTCACCCGGGCCCTCGACAAGGCGCAGGCCCACGTGGTCATCGGCTACCCCGGGCTCAAGCTCGACGACGACGATCGCTTCGCCCTCGACGTGCTCAACTCGGTGCTCTCGGGGCAGGGCGGCCGCCTCTTCATGGAGCTGCGCGACAAGCGCTCGCTGGCCTACTCGGTGACCTCGATGGGCGTCGAGGGGATCGACCCGGGCTTCTTCGCGGTCTACATCGGCACCTCCCCGGACAAGGTCGAGGAGGCGGTGAGCGGGATCCGGGCCGAGCTCGAGAAGGTCTGCCAGCAGGCTCCCGAGGCCTCGGAGCTCGAGCGCGCCCGGCGCTACCTCGTCGGCTCCCACGACATCGGCCTGCAGCGGGCCTCGGCCCGGGCCGCCCTGGCGGCCTTCGACGAGGCCTACGGCCTGGGCTTCGACGCGCACCAGCGCTACGCCGCCGGCATCGAGGCCGTGGACGCCGACAAGGTGGTGGCCGTGGCCCGCCGCCTGATCGTCCCGGGTCGCGAGGTGCTCACCGTGGTGGGGCCCGAGGGCTGCGCCGCGCCTTTCCTCGGGTGA
- a CDS encoding SLC13 family permease, with protein sequence MLAGLTLDAWITLGTLVPVLLGLMRNVAGPDMLLGGGLLVILLTGVLPTEEAFAGFSNPGVLTVAALFIVAAGVKETGAIDSIAERLLGRPQSMVMARLRLIAPVAFLSAFTGNTAVVAMGIPVVQGWAKRMGASASRLLMPLSFAATLGGMCTLIGTSTNLVVLGLYQEAVPGVQVGIFEVGKLGIPASIAGLIYMLAVSRWLPAAREGILPTAANAREYSVVMRVEPGSTVAGKSVEEAGLRHLPQLFLAEVQREGVTLPAPGPQTQLREGDHLVFVGIVESVKDLARFPGLAPAEDQVARLSADRPERVLVEAVISGSSRLVGQSVRDAGFRTHFNAAIIAVHRHGARIDKKIGDIVLEAGDALLMEAQPTWERLHRNDGNFLLVAEVEGSQRPRRERAGVALFFLLLMVYSAGGYRFWDFARFGVPLQLVVATVTITMAWAFFL encoded by the coding sequence ATGCTCGCCGGCCTGACCCTCGACGCCTGGATCACCCTGGGCACGCTCGTCCCCGTGCTCCTGGGCCTGATGCGCAACGTCGCCGGCCCCGACATGCTCCTCGGCGGAGGGCTGCTCGTCATCCTCCTCACCGGGGTGCTGCCGACCGAGGAGGCCTTCGCCGGCTTCTCCAACCCCGGGGTGCTCACGGTGGCCGCCCTCTTCATCGTCGCGGCGGGCGTGAAGGAGACGGGCGCCATCGACTCCATCGCCGAGCGCCTGCTCGGGCGGCCGCAGAGCATGGTGATGGCCCGGCTGCGGCTGATCGCGCCGGTCGCCTTCCTCTCCGCCTTCACCGGCAACACGGCGGTGGTGGCGATGGGCATCCCGGTGGTCCAGGGCTGGGCCAAGCGCATGGGGGCCTCGGCCTCCCGCCTGCTGATGCCCCTCTCCTTCGCCGCCACCCTCGGCGGGATGTGCACCCTCATCGGGACCAGCACCAACCTGGTGGTGCTCGGCCTCTACCAGGAGGCCGTCCCCGGGGTGCAGGTCGGCATCTTCGAGGTGGGCAAGCTGGGGATCCCGGCCTCGATCGCCGGCCTGATCTACATGCTGGCGGTCAGCCGCTGGCTGCCGGCCGCCCGGGAGGGCATCCTGCCCACCGCGGCGAACGCCCGTGAGTACAGCGTGGTGATGCGGGTCGAGCCCGGCTCGACGGTGGCCGGCAAGAGCGTGGAGGAGGCCGGGCTGCGGCACCTGCCCCAGCTCTTCCTGGCGGAGGTGCAGCGCGAGGGCGTGACCCTGCCGGCGCCCGGCCCCCAGACCCAGCTGCGCGAGGGGGACCACCTGGTCTTCGTCGGCATCGTCGAGTCGGTGAAGGACCTCGCCCGCTTCCCCGGGCTGGCGCCCGCCGAGGACCAGGTCGCCCGCCTCTCGGCCGACCGCCCCGAGCGGGTGCTGGTCGAGGCGGTGATCTCGGGCTCCTCCCGGCTGGTGGGCCAGAGCGTGCGCGACGCGGGCTTCCGCACCCACTTCAACGCGGCGATCATCGCCGTCCACCGTCACGGCGCGCGGATCGACAAGAAGATCGGCGACATCGTCCTCGAGGCGGGCGACGCGCTGCTGATGGAGGCCCAGCCCACCTGGGAGCGCCTCCACCGCAACGACGGCAACTTCCTCCTCGTCGCCGAGGTCGAGGGCAGCCAGCGGCCCCGCCGGGAGCGCGCCGGCGTGGCGCTCTTCTTCCTGCTCCTGATGGTCTACTCGGCGGGAGGCTACCGCTTCTGGGACTTCGCCCGCTTCGGCGTGCCCCTGCAGCTGGTGGTGGCCACCGTGACCATCACCATGGCCTGGGCGTTCTTCCTCTAA
- a CDS encoding M20/M25/M40 family metallo-hydrolase: MRNEPAALSVVLLSSLLLLTACPGEDSDGADGGVDGGAPVCGTATAGELVRCVEEARYSADLAFIAEERVPGSTHWQAVQDRIAGRLEELGFTVELHDYGTGINVIGTLPGTTTPTEEVLVGAHYDHIPGCPGANDNATGVAGALEIARVLSQAAFERTLVVAFWDEEERGLLGSIEYVTRADANGQDIVASFNYDMIGFKDDTPDSQTIPDGLDLLFPDEIGRLADRGYRGDFIAAIRDFQSEAVAFDFFDFADALGLEYADLPLSDALKNSPMVSDLRRSDHAPFWMAEYPAIFLSDSGEFRSDTYHCRGSIDDTATLDDAFAAQVVGATLGAMAEALVIDPTP; encoded by the coding sequence ATGAGGAACGAGCCTGCTGCCCTCTCCGTCGTCCTGCTCTCGTCGCTCCTGCTGCTGACCGCCTGCCCGGGCGAGGACTCCGACGGCGCCGATGGAGGCGTCGACGGAGGGGCGCCGGTCTGCGGGACGGCGACGGCCGGTGAGCTCGTGCGCTGCGTGGAGGAGGCCCGCTACAGCGCCGACCTCGCCTTCATCGCCGAGGAGCGGGTGCCCGGCTCGACCCACTGGCAGGCGGTGCAGGATCGGATCGCCGGCCGGCTCGAGGAGCTGGGCTTCACCGTCGAGCTGCACGACTACGGCACGGGCATCAACGTGATCGGCACCCTGCCGGGGACCACCACCCCCACCGAGGAGGTGCTGGTCGGCGCGCACTACGATCACATCCCCGGCTGCCCGGGCGCCAACGACAACGCCACCGGCGTCGCCGGCGCCCTGGAGATCGCCCGGGTGCTCTCCCAGGCCGCCTTCGAGCGCACCCTGGTCGTGGCCTTCTGGGACGAGGAGGAGCGGGGGCTGCTGGGCTCGATCGAGTACGTCACCCGGGCCGACGCCAACGGCCAGGACATCGTCGCCAGCTTCAACTACGACATGATCGGCTTCAAGGACGACACGCCGGACAGCCAGACCATCCCCGACGGACTGGACCTGCTCTTCCCCGACGAGATCGGCCGCCTGGCCGATCGGGGCTACCGGGGCGACTTCATCGCCGCCATCCGCGACTTCCAGTCCGAGGCCGTCGCCTTCGACTTCTTCGACTTCGCCGACGCCCTCGGCCTCGAGTACGCCGACCTGCCCCTCTCGGACGCCCTGAAGAACTCGCCCATGGTCTCGGACCTGCGGCGCTCGGACCACGCGCCCTTCTGGATGGCCGAGTACCCGGCGATCTTCCTCTCCGACAGCGGCGAGTTCCGCTCGGACACCTACCACTGCCGGGGCTCCATCGACGACACCGCCACCCTCGACGACGCCTTCGCCGCGCAGGTCGTGGGGGCGACCCTCGGGGCGATGGCCGAGGCCCTGGTGATCGACCCGACGCCCTAG
- a CDS encoding response regulator, whose amino-acid sequence MPSVLLIESDTVFAQHLAAALELAGYGTITAADGASGVEQARSAPPDAIVLAAELPDGSGFAVCSRLRRAAELASIPLILTSSEATPEAIEAHKQNRAAADAYLLKPFDPGTLVQQLQSLMGGGAARAAAPPRPAAAAPQPAPTGPVGGPAAGAPVMSLEDIADDLDLDFRPAGEPLSSPAPPPLGGGAPPPLPKGGGGPPAMKRKASPTVDDLPNPFEGLAAEARMPAGASPDEKLAFFRERIKLLEATIQKGRDGWTELTSRFAELRGDAEAYQDHIALLEQDLSERDEAIAERDAQLSDGDVSRDSIEEQYMEARGEASLLQDEVNQHLASIAELEEEIVEKGRAHAEAMEAAEQAKQDISEVLNEMMREREEDARSAAARIADAEAKVAALEESHRAALEQASIDSAAALDQLEQSHLAEIAALKQELEEQKAALALEHQGALDAQKAASEEAIEEARRQAEERLGTIQADLEGEKAAIESVLDERESELESRLAELETLEARLAEAIEGGGKLTAEKNELAARLAELEAQLAAQQASAQQAAQEQAQNLEEAEAQLGAVQEALQTTQGEAEQLRAELARLQQEAESSGHAAAEQVEQRDARILDLEQQLQTLQLDLQERERSLAEEREHTVVVREQLSSLEARSDELQNVISSKETDLAEVKGEADAREMELTRLREELASRERQVEAAQQATQSARAQLEEIRGASSGLKDDVADAQDQARRFSADLEEERKARREAIDKMQVFRDEIKALKAAAKGGGDAQEMARLKKAVMEREQRLDRMAKELEKLQAAHKNEIAELKAHAVKATKIAKAAKAKLDAAGAGAGDGGNSEETLALKKRVLQLQKALQNAKAKIEQLEG is encoded by the coding sequence ATGCCCAGCGTACTTCTCATCGAGAGCGATACCGTCTTTGCCCAGCACCTCGCGGCCGCCCTCGAGCTGGCGGGGTACGGCACAATCACCGCGGCCGACGGCGCCTCCGGCGTCGAGCAGGCCAGGAGCGCGCCGCCCGACGCCATCGTGCTGGCCGCCGAGCTGCCCGACGGCTCGGGTTTCGCGGTCTGCTCGCGCCTGCGCCGGGCCGCGGAGCTGGCGAGCATCCCCCTCATCCTCACCTCCTCCGAGGCGACGCCCGAGGCCATCGAGGCCCACAAGCAGAACCGGGCGGCCGCCGACGCCTACCTCCTCAAGCCCTTCGATCCGGGCACCCTCGTCCAGCAGCTCCAGTCCCTGATGGGCGGAGGCGCGGCCCGGGCGGCGGCCCCGCCCCGGCCGGCGGCGGCCGCACCCCAGCCCGCGCCGACCGGCCCGGTGGGGGGCCCGGCCGCGGGCGCGCCCGTGATGTCTCTCGAGGACATCGCCGACGATCTCGACCTCGACTTCCGGCCCGCGGGAGAGCCCCTCTCCTCCCCGGCTCCACCGCCCCTCGGCGGCGGCGCGCCCCCTCCCCTGCCGAAGGGGGGCGGCGGACCGCCCGCCATGAAGCGGAAGGCCTCCCCCACGGTCGACGACCTGCCCAACCCCTTCGAGGGCCTGGCCGCCGAGGCCCGGATGCCCGCGGGGGCCAGCCCGGACGAGAAGCTGGCCTTCTTCCGGGAGCGCATCAAGCTCCTCGAGGCGACGATCCAGAAGGGCCGCGATGGTTGGACCGAGCTGACCAGCCGCTTCGCCGAGCTGCGGGGCGACGCCGAGGCCTACCAGGATCACATCGCCCTGCTCGAGCAGGACCTGAGCGAGCGCGACGAGGCCATCGCCGAGCGCGACGCCCAGCTCTCCGACGGAGACGTCTCCCGGGACTCCATCGAGGAGCAGTACATGGAGGCGCGGGGCGAGGCCTCGCTCCTCCAGGACGAGGTGAACCAGCACCTCGCCTCCATCGCCGAGCTCGAGGAGGAGATCGTCGAGAAGGGTCGCGCCCACGCCGAGGCGATGGAGGCCGCCGAGCAGGCCAAGCAGGACATCTCCGAGGTCCTCAACGAGATGATGCGCGAGCGGGAGGAGGACGCCAGGTCGGCCGCCGCCCGCATCGCCGACGCCGAGGCCAAGGTGGCCGCCCTCGAGGAGAGCCACCGGGCCGCCCTGGAGCAGGCGAGCATCGACAGCGCCGCCGCGCTCGATCAGCTCGAGCAGAGCCACCTCGCGGAGATCGCCGCCCTCAAGCAGGAGCTCGAGGAGCAGAAGGCCGCCCTCGCGCTGGAGCACCAGGGGGCGCTCGACGCGCAGAAGGCCGCCAGCGAGGAGGCCATCGAGGAGGCTCGCCGCCAGGCCGAGGAGCGCCTCGGCACCATCCAGGCCGACCTCGAGGGGGAGAAGGCCGCCATCGAGAGTGTGCTCGACGAGCGGGAGAGTGAGCTGGAGAGCCGCCTCGCCGAGCTCGAGACCCTGGAGGCCCGGCTCGCCGAGGCGATCGAGGGCGGCGGCAAGCTCACCGCGGAGAAGAACGAGCTCGCGGCGAGGCTCGCCGAGCTGGAGGCCCAGCTCGCCGCCCAGCAAGCCTCCGCCCAGCAGGCCGCCCAGGAGCAGGCCCAGAACCTCGAGGAGGCCGAGGCCCAGCTCGGCGCCGTCCAGGAGGCCCTCCAGACCACTCAGGGAGAGGCCGAGCAGCTCCGCGCCGAGCTCGCCCGCCTCCAGCAGGAGGCCGAGTCCTCCGGCCACGCCGCGGCGGAGCAGGTGGAGCAGCGCGACGCCCGCATCCTCGATCTCGAGCAGCAGCTGCAGACCCTCCAGCTCGATCTCCAGGAGCGCGAGCGGTCCCTCGCCGAGGAGCGCGAGCACACGGTGGTGGTGCGCGAGCAGCTCTCCTCCCTCGAGGCGAGGAGCGACGAGCTCCAGAACGTCATCTCCAGCAAGGAGACCGATCTCGCCGAGGTGAAGGGCGAGGCCGACGCCCGGGAGATGGAGCTCACCCGCCTGCGCGAGGAGCTCGCCTCACGCGAGCGCCAGGTCGAGGCCGCCCAGCAGGCCACGCAGTCCGCCCGGGCGCAGCTCGAGGAGATCCGCGGCGCCAGCAGCGGCCTGAAGGACGACGTCGCCGACGCCCAGGATCAGGCGCGCCGCTTCTCGGCCGACCTCGAGGAGGAGCGGAAGGCGCGGCGCGAGGCCATCGACAAGATGCAGGTCTTCCGCGACGAGATCAAAGCGCTCAAGGCGGCGGCCAAGGGGGGGGGCGACGCCCAGGAGATGGCCAGGCTCAAGAAGGCGGTCATGGAGCGCGAGCAGCGCCTCGACCGCATGGCCAAGGAGCTCGAGAAGCTGCAGGCTGCCCACAAGAACGAGATCGCCGAGCTCAAGGCGCACGCGGTGAAGGCCACCAAGATCGCCAAGGCCGCGAAGGCGAAGCTGGACGCGGCCGGCGCCGGCGCCGGCGACGGGGGCAACAGTGAGGAGACCCTCGCCCTGAAGAAGCGCGTCCTGCAGCTGCAGAAGGCGCTCCAGAACGCGAAGGCGAAGATCGAGCAGCTGGAGGGGTAG
- a CDS encoding DUF190 domain-containing protein yields the protein MVRALSGEAMLVRIFIGEDDRFRGQPLSTALVERLRREGFAGATVFHGVAGFGARSVLHTTSLLRLSEDLPVVIEIVEEEARVPALEAILSEMMREGLVTLERVRVIRYAPEEAGLREARRGRR from the coding sequence ATGGTGCGGGCGCTCTCGGGCGAGGCGATGCTGGTGCGGATCTTCATCGGTGAGGACGATCGCTTCCGCGGTCAGCCTCTCTCCACCGCGCTGGTCGAGCGGCTGCGCCGGGAGGGCTTCGCCGGCGCGACGGTCTTCCACGGCGTCGCGGGCTTCGGGGCGCGCAGCGTGCTGCACACCACCAGCCTGCTGCGCCTCTCGGAGGACCTGCCGGTGGTGATCGAGATCGTCGAGGAGGAGGCGCGGGTGCCGGCGCTCGAGGCCATCCTCTCCGAGATGATGCGGGAGGGGCTGGTGACCCTGGAGCGGGTCCGGGTCATCCGCTACGCGCCCGAGGAGGCTGGCCTCAGGGAAGCTCGGCGAGGTCGACGATGA
- a CDS encoding ABC transporter ATP-binding protein, whose product MPPTPAIAVADLTKVFRGFGRRSGVRALDGVSLEVPAGSAFGLIGLNGAGKTTLIKILLGVVHATAGRIQLLGGPPSDREIRQRIGYLPERLHLPPAFTPREFLTSVGRLKRLRDPAAEAERQLARVGLQDALGRKLKTFSKGMRQRTALAAALVGAPELLILDEPTDGIDPLGRIEVRHILEEERQRGATLFLNSHLLAETERVCDRIGILSEGRLLREGPLSELAGGAPRWRVRFSTGEVGDATTPELLAGLAGQGFAPDGAPGSFLVEAGDAATLNAHLDAARARGALILEVCRDLKDLEGILSEAVGQEGRRG is encoded by the coding sequence GTGCCGCCCACCCCCGCCATCGCGGTCGCCGACCTCACCAAGGTCTTCCGGGGCTTCGGCCGCCGGAGCGGCGTCCGGGCCCTCGACGGAGTGAGCCTGGAGGTCCCGGCGGGCAGCGCCTTCGGCCTGATCGGCCTGAACGGCGCCGGCAAGACCACCCTCATCAAGATCCTGCTGGGCGTGGTGCACGCCACCGCCGGGCGGATCCAGCTCCTCGGGGGCCCGCCGAGCGACCGGGAGATCCGGCAGCGGATCGGCTACCTGCCCGAGCGCCTCCACCTCCCCCCCGCCTTCACCCCCCGCGAGTTCCTCACCAGCGTGGGCCGCCTCAAGCGCCTGCGCGATCCTGCGGCGGAGGCCGAGCGCCAGCTCGCCCGGGTCGGCCTGCAGGACGCCCTGGGCCGCAAGCTGAAGACCTTCTCCAAGGGGATGCGCCAGCGCACCGCCCTGGCGGCGGCGCTGGTCGGCGCCCCCGAGCTGCTGATCCTCGACGAGCCCACCGACGGCATCGATCCCCTGGGCCGGATCGAGGTGCGCCACATCCTCGAGGAGGAGCGCCAGCGGGGCGCCACCCTCTTCCTGAACTCGCACCTCCTGGCCGAGACCGAGCGGGTCTGCGACCGGATCGGCATCCTCTCGGAGGGGCGCCTGCTGCGGGAGGGGCCCCTCTCGGAGCTGGCCGGCGGCGCGCCGCGCTGGCGGGTACGCTTCTCGACCGGAGAGGTCGGCGACGCCACGACCCCCGAGCTCCTCGCGGGCCTCGCCGGGCAGGGCTTCGCCCCCGACGGGGCGCCCGGGAGCTTCCTGGTCGAGGCCGGGGACGCCGCGACCCTCAACGCCCACCTCGACGCGGCCCGGGCCCGGGGGGCCCTGATCCTCGAGGTCTGCCGGGACCTCAAGGACCTGGAGGGCATCCTCTCCGAGGCGGTGGGCCAGGAGGGGCGGCGCGGATGA